In Mycolicibacterium phocaicum, one DNA window encodes the following:
- a CDS encoding GNAT family N-acetyltransferase, producing the protein MTTRAATTADLPAIADIYAHYVLNSVASFELEPPAADEWQARFAKVTAAGLPFLVVEREGKVAGYAYCLPWKSRPAYQGTVEDSIYLAPWATGQGAGRELLGALLDGARAAGVREVIAVIADSGDASSIALHKKLGFDEAGRLRQVGHKHGRDIDTVLLQCSLG; encoded by the coding sequence ATGACCACCCGCGCCGCCACCACCGCTGACCTGCCTGCCATTGCCGACATCTACGCGCACTACGTCCTCAATAGCGTGGCGTCGTTCGAGCTCGAGCCGCCCGCGGCCGACGAATGGCAGGCGCGGTTCGCCAAGGTCACCGCCGCGGGCCTGCCGTTCCTGGTCGTCGAGCGCGAGGGCAAGGTCGCGGGGTACGCGTACTGCCTGCCCTGGAAATCACGGCCGGCCTATCAGGGCACGGTGGAGGACTCGATCTACCTGGCGCCGTGGGCCACCGGACAGGGCGCCGGCCGAGAACTGCTGGGCGCGCTGCTGGATGGCGCTCGCGCCGCGGGCGTGCGTGAGGTGATCGCGGTGATCGCCGACAGCGGCGACGCGTCGTCGATCGCGCTGCACAAGAAGCTGGGTTTCGACGAGGCCGGACGGCTGCGGCAGGTCGGTCACAAGCACGGCCGCGACATCGACACCGTGCTGCTGCAATGCAGCCTGGGCTGA
- a CDS encoding prepilin peptidase, with translation MGAGLAIGAWMTALCVYDLRERRLPNWLTLPGAAVMLVAGAMTGKGIAALAGAAALFGLYLLIHVVSPRAMGGGDVKLALGLGALTGMCGADVWVLAAIGAPLLTAVCAVVVLLRRHDRTVPHGPSMCLASAAAVALGTFASP, from the coding sequence ATGGGGGCGGGCTTGGCTATTGGTGCGTGGATGACCGCGCTGTGCGTCTACGACCTTCGTGAGCGCCGGTTGCCGAACTGGCTCACGTTGCCGGGCGCGGCGGTGATGCTGGTGGCTGGGGCGATGACGGGCAAGGGCATTGCCGCGCTGGCCGGGGCAGCCGCACTCTTCGGACTGTATCTCCTCATTCATGTGGTCAGCCCACGCGCCATGGGCGGCGGCGACGTCAAACTCGCGCTCGGTCTCGGCGCGCTCACCGGGATGTGCGGCGCCGATGTCTGGGTGCTCGCGGCGATCGGGGCGCCGCTGCTGACCGCGGTCTGTGCGGTGGTCGTCCTACTGCGGCGGCATGACCGGACCGTCCCGCACGGCCCGTCGATGTGCCTGGCGAGCGCCGCGGCCGTCGCGCTCGGTACCTTTGCCTCACCATGA
- a CDS encoding shikimate dehydrogenase codes for MRAAVLGSPIAHSRSPQLHLAAYRELGLTDWTYDRIECTGEQLPGLVGGFGPEWVGVSVTMPGKFAALRFATERTQRAELVGSANTLVRVDGGWRADNTDVDGVVGALGEVSGAAAVLGSGGTAPAAVVALASLGITDVAVVARNASKAGALVELGERLGVATRWVALGEKLNSLGVVVNTLPATVAGQFSGTVADTAVLLDAIYDPWPTPLAAAVAAAGGRVVSGLQMLLNQAYAQVEQFTGMPAPREVMAAALAAS; via the coding sequence ATGAGGGCCGCGGTCCTGGGCTCGCCCATCGCACATTCGCGGTCCCCGCAGCTGCATCTGGCGGCCTACCGGGAGCTCGGGCTCACCGACTGGACCTACGACCGCATCGAGTGCACCGGGGAGCAGTTGCCGGGCCTGGTGGGCGGTTTCGGCCCGGAATGGGTCGGGGTGTCGGTCACGATGCCCGGCAAGTTCGCGGCGCTGCGGTTCGCGACCGAACGCACGCAGCGCGCTGAGCTCGTCGGCTCGGCCAACACCCTGGTGCGCGTCGACGGTGGCTGGCGCGCCGACAACACCGACGTCGACGGGGTCGTCGGCGCGCTGGGTGAGGTGTCCGGTGCGGCGGCGGTACTGGGCTCCGGTGGCACTGCGCCCGCGGCAGTCGTGGCCTTGGCTTCTTTGGGCATCACGGACGTCGCGGTGGTCGCGCGCAATGCCTCGAAGGCCGGGGCGCTCGTGGAGCTGGGGGAGCGGCTGGGCGTCGCGACCCGGTGGGTCGCCCTCGGCGAGAAGCTGAATTCCCTTGGCGTGGTGGTCAATACGCTGCCCGCCACGGTGGCCGGCCAGTTCTCCGGGACTGTGGCCGACACGGCGGTGCTGCTCGACGCCATCTACGACCCGTGGCCGACGCCGCTTGCCGCCGCGGTTGCCGCGGCCGGTGGCCGGGTGGTCAGCGGCCTGCAGATGCTGCTGAACCAGGCCTACGCGCAGGTGGAGCAGTTCACCGGGATGCCCGCGCCGCGCGAGGTGATGGCGGCGGCGCTGGCTGCGAGCTGA
- a CDS encoding endolytic transglycosylase MltG, with product MRPDAPGDDDEWGSSTRIKPESVGRPRRGMSRAERVRAERNRKRRRRRSVVALTVFIVVVVAAVFLGSRLWHGIFGSGNDYSGDGGSDLVVEVHNGDSTTAIGQTLFDHGVVANVKTFVQAAEGNKAMTEIQPGFYKLRTEISAANAVSRLTEKNNRVGRLVIPEGRQLDDTTDVKTNKINQGIFSLISAASCVDLDGKRKCVSAEELKKAAGAADVSALLIPSWAAGPVKSLGADHRRLEGLIAPGTWNVDPAGTPTSILSGLISSSSRQYEQGGLLDAGATAGMTPYQILIVASLVQRESNPQDFAKVARVIYNRLATPDHRRLQFDSTVNYPLDRQEVATTDADREQPTPWNTYAREGLPVTPICSPGAPAVVAAQDPAPGDWLYFVTIDLQGTTVFTRDYQQHLASIELAKRNGVLDSAR from the coding sequence ATGCGTCCCGACGCCCCGGGCGATGACGACGAGTGGGGCAGCAGCACCCGCATCAAGCCCGAATCGGTGGGCCGGCCCCGCCGCGGCATGAGCCGGGCCGAGCGGGTCCGCGCCGAGCGCAACCGCAAGCGCCGCCGGCGCCGCAGCGTCGTGGCGCTGACGGTGTTCATCGTCGTCGTGGTCGCCGCGGTGTTCCTCGGTTCGCGGCTGTGGCACGGCATCTTCGGGTCGGGCAACGACTACTCCGGTGACGGTGGCAGCGACCTCGTCGTCGAGGTGCACAACGGCGACTCGACCACCGCGATCGGGCAGACCCTGTTCGATCACGGCGTCGTCGCGAACGTGAAGACGTTCGTCCAGGCCGCCGAGGGCAACAAGGCGATGACCGAGATTCAGCCGGGCTTCTACAAGCTGCGGACCGAGATCTCGGCCGCCAACGCGGTGTCCCGGCTCACCGAGAAGAACAACCGGGTGGGCCGCCTGGTGATCCCGGAGGGCCGCCAGCTCGACGACACCACCGACGTCAAGACCAACAAGATCAACCAGGGCATCTTCAGCCTGATCTCGGCGGCCTCCTGCGTCGACCTGGACGGCAAACGCAAGTGCGTGTCCGCCGAGGAGCTGAAGAAGGCCGCCGGTGCCGCCGACGTCTCGGCGTTGCTGATACCGAGCTGGGCAGCGGGGCCGGTGAAGTCGCTGGGCGCCGACCACCGCAGGCTCGAGGGCCTCATCGCACCCGGCACGTGGAACGTCGATCCGGCCGGCACGCCGACGTCGATCCTGTCGGGCCTGATCAGCTCGAGCAGCCGCCAGTACGAGCAGGGCGGCCTGCTCGACGCCGGCGCGACCGCGGGCATGACGCCGTACCAGATTCTGATCGTGGCATCGCTGGTGCAGCGCGAGTCCAACCCGCAGGACTTCGCCAAGGTGGCCCGCGTCATCTACAACCGGCTGGCGACCCCGGACCATCGCCGGCTGCAGTTCGACTCGACGGTGAACTACCCGCTGGACCGGCAGGAGGTGGCCACCACCGACGCCGACCGCGAGCAGCCGACGCCGTGGAACACCTATGCGCGCGAAGGACTTCCGGTCACGCCGATCTGTTCACCCGGGGCGCCCGCCGTCGTCGCGGCGCAGGATCCGGCCCCGGGCGACTGGCTGTACTTCGTGACCATCGACCTGCAGGGCACGACGGTCTTCACCCGCGACTACCAGCAGCACCTCGCCAGCATCGAGCTCGCCAAACGCAACGGCGTGCTCGACAGTGCCCGATGA
- the ruvX gene encoding Holliday junction resolvase RuvX yields the protein MADTDRMPDRPGTGDPGRGRRLGIDVGTVRIGVAVCDPDGILATPLETVRRDKTDKHLGRLVKLAGEQEAVEIVVGLPRTLKDKSSASARDAIEVADALAVRVAPIPVRMADERLTTVTAQRSLREAGVRAKGQRQMIDQVAAVGILQNWLDMRRSVLAAAEREAGE from the coding sequence TTGGCCGATACCGACCGCATGCCCGACCGTCCCGGGACCGGTGACCCCGGTCGCGGTCGACGGCTCGGCATCGACGTCGGCACGGTGCGGATCGGTGTCGCGGTGTGCGACCCCGACGGCATCCTGGCGACTCCGCTGGAGACCGTGCGTCGCGACAAGACCGACAAGCACCTGGGCCGGCTGGTGAAGCTGGCCGGTGAGCAGGAGGCGGTCGAGATCGTCGTCGGATTGCCGCGCACACTGAAGGACAAGTCGAGCGCCTCGGCGCGGGATGCGATCGAGGTGGCCGACGCGCTGGCGGTTCGGGTGGCCCCGATCCCGGTGCGGATGGCCGACGAACGGTTGACGACGGTCACCGCGCAGCGTTCGTTGCGGGAAGCCGGAGTACGCGCGAAAGGCCAGCGGCAGATGATCGATCAGGTGGCAGCCGTCGGCATCCTCCAGAACTGGCTGGACATGCGCCGGTCGGTGCTGGCCGCCGCGGAGCGCGAGGCCGGCGAGTGA
- the alaS gene encoding alanine--tRNA ligase, with protein MQTHEIRKRFLDHFVKAGHTEVPSASVILDDPNLLFVNAGMVQFVPYFLGDRTPPYDKATSVQKCIRTPDIDEVGITTRHNTFFQMAGNFSFGDYFKRGAIALAWDLLTNPVSEGGYGFDPEKLWATVYLDDDEAIGLWEEIAGLPPERIQRRGKADNYWSMGIPGPCGPCSEIYYDRGPEYGIDGGPEANEDRYIEIWNLVFMENERGEGTSKTDFEILGPLPRQNIDTGMGVERIACLLQGVDNVYETDLVRPVIDKVASVAPRHYGADNHADDVRYRVIADHSRTAAIIIGDGVTPGNEGRGYVLRRLLRRIIRAAKLLGVEQPIMSDLMATVRDTMGPSYPELVTDFERINRIAVAEEAAFNRTLAAGSRLFEDAAAATKAAGKTVVSGSDAFTLHDTYGFPVELTLEMAAEAGLSVDEEGFRGLMAEQRARAKADAAARKHAHADLSAFRDLVDAGPTEFTGFDELTSEARILGIFVDGKRVPVVTHGTEGSDRVELVLDRTPLYAESGGQIADTGSITGTGSSATAKAAVTDVQKIAKSLWVHTINVESGEFVEGDTVTAAVDPTWRRGATQGHSGTHMVHAALRQVLGPNAGQAGSLNRPGYLRFDFNYQGALSDEQRTAVEEVTNEAVQADFEVHTFNEKLEKAKAMGAMAMFGESYPDEVRVVEIGGPFSMELCGGTHVQRSAQIGPVTILGESSVGSGVRRVEAYVGLDSFRHLAKERALMAGLASSLKVPSEEVPARVATLVEKLKAAEKELDKVRLAGAKAAAANAAAGAELIGKVRVVAQRMAGGFSGGDLRTLVGDIKGKLGSEPAVIALIADAGDSVPYVVAVNPAAQDLGLKANELVQQLGTAVGGRGGGKADLAQGSGKGAAGIDAGLAALRAELGRS; from the coding sequence GTGCAGACACACGAGATCAGGAAACGATTCCTCGATCATTTCGTGAAAGCGGGCCACACCGAGGTGCCGAGCGCATCGGTGATCCTGGACGATCCGAACCTGTTGTTCGTCAACGCCGGCATGGTGCAGTTCGTGCCGTATTTCCTGGGCGACCGCACCCCGCCGTACGACAAGGCGACCAGCGTCCAGAAATGCATCCGGACGCCGGACATCGACGAGGTCGGAATCACCACCCGGCACAACACCTTCTTCCAGATGGCCGGCAACTTCTCGTTCGGCGACTACTTCAAGCGTGGCGCCATCGCGCTCGCCTGGGATCTGCTGACCAACCCGGTCTCCGAGGGTGGCTACGGCTTCGACCCCGAAAAGCTCTGGGCCACCGTCTATCTCGATGACGACGAGGCCATCGGACTCTGGGAGGAGATCGCCGGGCTGCCGCCCGAGCGCATCCAGCGCCGCGGCAAGGCCGACAACTACTGGTCCATGGGCATTCCGGGACCCTGCGGCCCGTGTTCGGAGATCTACTACGACCGCGGACCCGAGTACGGCATCGACGGTGGCCCCGAGGCCAACGAGGACCGCTACATCGAAATCTGGAACCTCGTGTTCATGGAGAACGAGCGCGGCGAGGGCACCAGCAAGACGGACTTCGAAATCCTCGGCCCGCTGCCGCGCCAGAACATCGACACCGGCATGGGTGTCGAGCGCATCGCGTGCCTGCTGCAGGGCGTCGACAACGTCTACGAGACCGACCTGGTCCGTCCCGTCATCGACAAGGTGGCGTCGGTGGCGCCCCGGCACTACGGCGCCGACAACCACGCCGACGACGTGCGCTACCGCGTCATCGCCGACCACAGCCGCACCGCCGCGATCATCATCGGCGACGGCGTCACCCCGGGTAACGAGGGCCGCGGCTACGTGCTGCGCCGCCTGCTGCGCCGCATCATCCGGGCCGCCAAGCTGCTCGGCGTCGAGCAGCCGATCATGTCCGACCTGATGGCCACCGTGCGCGACACGATGGGTCCGTCGTACCCGGAACTGGTCACCGACTTCGAGCGCATCAACCGCATCGCGGTCGCCGAGGAGGCCGCCTTCAACCGCACGCTCGCGGCGGGCTCGCGGCTGTTCGAGGACGCCGCGGCAGCCACCAAAGCCGCCGGCAAGACCGTCGTCTCCGGTAGCGACGCCTTCACGCTGCACGACACCTACGGTTTCCCCGTCGAGCTGACCCTCGAGATGGCGGCCGAAGCCGGCCTGTCGGTCGACGAAGAGGGCTTCCGCGGCCTGATGGCCGAGCAGCGCGCCCGGGCCAAGGCCGACGCCGCCGCCCGCAAGCACGCGCACGCCGATCTGTCCGCCTTCCGCGACCTGGTCGACGCCGGCCCGACCGAGTTCACCGGCTTCGACGAATTGACTTCCGAGGCAAGGATTCTCGGCATCTTCGTCGACGGCAAGCGGGTTCCCGTGGTGACGCACGGCACCGAAGGCTCCGACCGTGTCGAGCTCGTCCTGGATCGGACGCCGCTGTACGCCGAGTCGGGTGGCCAGATCGCCGACACCGGCTCCATCACCGGCACCGGCTCGTCGGCCACCGCCAAGGCCGCGGTCACCGATGTGCAGAAGATCGCCAAGTCGCTGTGGGTGCACACCATCAACGTCGAGTCCGGTGAGTTCGTCGAAGGCGACACCGTGACCGCTGCCGTCGACCCGACGTGGCGCCGCGGCGCCACGCAGGGCCACTCCGGCACGCACATGGTGCACGCCGCGCTGCGACAGGTGTTGGGCCCCAACGCCGGTCAGGCCGGTTCGCTGAACCGTCCGGGCTACCTGCGGTTCGACTTCAACTACCAGGGCGCGCTCAGCGACGAGCAGCGCACCGCGGTCGAGGAGGTCACCAACGAAGCGGTGCAGGCCGACTTCGAGGTGCACACCTTCAACGAGAAGCTGGAGAAGGCCAAGGCGATGGGCGCCATGGCGATGTTCGGCGAGTCCTACCCGGACGAGGTCCGCGTCGTCGAGATCGGCGGACCGTTCTCCATGGAGCTGTGCGGTGGTACCCACGTGCAGCGCTCTGCGCAGATCGGCCCCGTCACCATCCTCGGCGAGTCCTCGGTGGGTTCGGGTGTGCGTCGCGTCGAGGCCTACGTCGGTCTGGACTCGTTCCGCCACCTGGCCAAGGAGCGCGCGCTGATGGCCGGGCTGGCCTCGTCGCTGAAGGTGCCCTCGGAAGAGGTGCCCGCCCGCGTGGCCACGCTGGTCGAGAAGCTCAAGGCCGCCGAGAAGGAACTCGACAAGGTTCGCCTGGCCGGTGCCAAGGCCGCCGCCGCGAACGCCGCGGCCGGTGCCGAGCTGATCGGCAAGGTGCGCGTCGTCGCGCAGCGGATGGCCGGCGGCTTCTCCGGTGGCGACCTGCGCACGCTTGTCGGCGACATCAAGGGCAAGCTCGGCTCGGAGCCGGCGGTGATCGCACTCATCGCCGACGCGGGCGACTCGGTGCCGTACGTGGTGGCCGTCAACCCCGCCGCGCAGGACCTCGGATTGAAGGCCAACGAACTGGTGCAGCAGCTGGGCACCGCCGTCGGTGGTCGTGGTGGTGGAAAGGCCGATCTGGCACAGGGTTCCGGTAAGGGGGCAGCGGGTATCGACGCGGGTCTGGCCGCGCTACGCGCTGAACTGGGCCGGAGCTAG
- a CDS encoding antibiotic biosynthesis monooxygenase translates to MFARSTTMMARPDQIDAGTAYIRDEVMPTLQELPGSIGLSLMVDRESGRCIATSAWESEDALHYSAGEGRRLRNLAAERFGGGAPLVEEWEIAVLHRERGNGACVRATWLTVPPDLMEAGIDYYRDTVLRQIEHLPGFCSASLLVDRGSGRAVSSASFRTRELMEDYWPQATALKVESVRTAGATEIDDCAFDLVIAHLRVPELV, encoded by the coding sequence GTGTTCGCACGTTCTACCACGATGATGGCGCGCCCTGATCAGATCGATGCCGGCACTGCCTACATCCGCGACGAGGTCATGCCTACGCTGCAGGAACTTCCCGGGTCGATCGGCCTGTCTCTGATGGTCGACCGGGAATCCGGCCGGTGCATCGCCACCAGCGCGTGGGAGTCCGAGGACGCCCTGCATTACAGCGCCGGCGAGGGCCGCCGGCTCCGCAATCTGGCCGCCGAACGCTTCGGTGGCGGCGCCCCGCTGGTCGAGGAGTGGGAGATCGCCGTGCTGCACCGCGAACGCGGCAACGGCGCGTGCGTGCGCGCGACGTGGCTCACCGTGCCGCCGGATCTCATGGAGGCCGGCATCGACTACTACCGCGACACGGTGCTGCGCCAGATCGAGCATCTGCCCGGGTTCTGCAGCGCCAGCCTGCTGGTCGACCGCGGCTCGGGCCGTGCGGTGTCATCGGCGTCGTTCCGCACCCGCGAGTTGATGGAGGACTACTGGCCGCAGGCCACCGCACTGAAGGTCGAATCGGTGCGGACCGCCGGCGCGACGGAGATCGACGACTGCGCCTTCGATCTGGTCATCGCGCACCTGCGGGTGCCGGAACTGGTTTAG
- a CDS encoding replication-associated recombination protein A, producing MSDGLFDVGDAEPASSSVVQAPLAVRMRPAGLDEVVGQDHLLKPGSPLRRLVEGSGAASVILYGPPGTGKTTLASLISGATGRRFEALSALSAGVKDVRAVIDEARRSAIHGRQTVLFIDEVHRFSKTQQDALLAAVENRVVLLVAATTENPSFSVVAPLLSRSLILQLQPLTADAVRTVVQRAITDPRGLGGAVDVDDDAVALLVTLSAGDARRALTALEVAAEAGERVTVDVIEQSLDKAAVRYDRDGDQHYDVVSAFIKSVRGSDVDAALHYLARMLTAGEDPRFIARRLMILASEDIGIADPTALPTAVAAAQTVQLIGLPEAQLTLAQATVHLATAPKSNAVTVALGAAMADIRAGKAGMVPAHLRDGHYAGAAALGHAQGYKYAHDHPGGVAAQQYPPDELVGVDYYRPTPYGAEREIAGRLEKLRAIIRRKR from the coding sequence GTGTCTGATGGCCTGTTCGACGTAGGCGATGCCGAGCCGGCATCGAGCTCCGTCGTGCAGGCGCCGCTGGCCGTACGGATGCGGCCGGCCGGCCTCGACGAGGTCGTCGGCCAGGACCACCTGCTCAAACCCGGTTCGCCGCTGCGCCGCCTGGTCGAGGGCTCGGGCGCGGCCAGCGTCATCCTCTACGGACCGCCCGGCACCGGCAAGACCACCCTGGCGTCGCTGATCTCGGGGGCCACCGGCCGCCGGTTCGAGGCGCTGTCGGCGCTGTCGGCCGGCGTCAAGGACGTGCGCGCGGTGATCGACGAGGCCCGCCGCAGCGCCATTCACGGCCGCCAGACCGTGCTGTTCATCGATGAGGTGCACCGCTTCTCCAAGACCCAGCAGGACGCCCTGCTCGCGGCGGTCGAGAACCGGGTGGTGCTGCTGGTGGCGGCGACCACGGAGAACCCGTCGTTCTCGGTGGTGGCACCGCTGCTGTCGCGGTCGCTGATCCTGCAGCTGCAACCGCTGACGGCCGACGCCGTGCGGACCGTCGTGCAGCGGGCGATCACCGATCCGCGCGGCCTGGGCGGTGCCGTCGACGTCGACGACGACGCCGTCGCGCTGCTGGTGACACTGTCGGCGGGCGACGCCCGGCGGGCGCTGACGGCGCTGGAGGTCGCGGCCGAAGCGGGCGAACGCGTCACCGTCGACGTCATCGAGCAGTCCCTCGACAAGGCCGCCGTGCGCTACGACCGCGACGGTGACCAGCACTACGACGTCGTCAGCGCGTTCATCAAATCGGTGCGCGGCTCGGACGTCGACGCCGCGCTGCACTACCTGGCCCGGATGCTGACCGCGGGGGAGGACCCGCGGTTCATCGCCCGCCGGCTGATGATCCTGGCCAGCGAGGACATCGGCATCGCCGACCCGACCGCACTGCCGACGGCGGTGGCCGCCGCGCAGACCGTGCAACTCATCGGGCTACCGGAAGCCCAGCTGACGCTCGCCCAGGCGACGGTGCACCTGGCGACGGCGCCGAAATCCAACGCCGTGACCGTCGCCCTCGGCGCGGCGATGGCCGACATCAGGGCCGGCAAGGCCGGCATGGTGCCCGCGCATCTGCGGGATGGGCACTATGCGGGTGCTGCCGCTCTCGGGCACGCCCAGGGCTACAAGTACGCGCACGACCACCCGGGTGGCGTTGCGGCGCAACAGTATCCACCCGATGAGCTGGTCGGGGTCGACTACTACCGGCCAACCCCGTACGGGGCGGAACGCGAGATCGCGGGCCGCCTGGAGAAGCTGCGCGCCATCATCCGGCGCAAGCGCTAA
- a CDS encoding DUF3097 domain-containing protein → MSDRYGSDVLSRNPNARKRSTEQPAEKGLVVECATTGFVGAVISVEYGRMVLEDFEGYRKPFPIGPGYLVDGKPVILTAPKRTAPAAPTRTASGSVAVQGHRARTALASRIYVEGRHDAELVEQVWGHDLRVEGVVVEYLGGVDDLAAIVREFQPGPGRRLGVLVDHLVSGSKEARIAEQVRRGPGGEHTLVVGHPFIDIWEAVKPARIGRAAWPVIPRGIEWKHGVCDALGWPHADQADIAQAWQRIRGRVRDWNDLEPALIGRVEELIDFVTAPAE, encoded by the coding sequence GTGAGTGACCGATACGGATCCGATGTGCTGTCCCGCAACCCGAACGCCAGGAAGCGTTCGACCGAGCAGCCCGCCGAGAAGGGGCTCGTGGTCGAGTGCGCCACGACCGGCTTCGTGGGCGCCGTGATCTCGGTCGAGTACGGCCGGATGGTCCTCGAAGACTTCGAGGGTTACCGCAAACCGTTCCCCATCGGCCCGGGCTATCTGGTCGACGGCAAGCCCGTCATCCTCACCGCACCCAAGCGCACCGCGCCGGCCGCGCCCACCCGCACGGCGTCGGGTTCTGTTGCCGTGCAAGGACATCGGGCCCGCACCGCACTGGCGAGCCGCATCTACGTGGAAGGCCGCCACGACGCCGAACTGGTCGAGCAGGTGTGGGGACACGATCTGCGGGTCGAGGGCGTCGTCGTCGAGTACCTCGGCGGTGTCGACGATCTGGCGGCCATCGTGCGTGAATTCCAGCCGGGGCCGGGCCGCCGGCTCGGCGTCCTCGTCGACCACCTGGTGTCCGGATCGAAGGAGGCGCGCATCGCCGAGCAGGTGCGGCGCGGCCCGGGGGGTGAACACACGCTGGTGGTGGGCCACCCGTTCATCGACATCTGGGAGGCCGTCAAGCCCGCCCGGATCGGGCGTGCGGCGTGGCCGGTCATTCCGCGCGGTATCGAGTGGAAGCACGGCGTCTGCGACGCGCTGGGTTGGCCACATGCCGACCAGGCCGACATCGCCCAGGCGTGGCAGCGCATCCGCGGCCGCGTGCGGGACTGGAACGACCTGGAACCCGCGCTGATCGGACGCGTCGAGGAACTGATCGACTTCGTGACCGCACCTGCCGAATGA
- a CDS encoding DUF4333 domain-containing protein: MMRVRVGAAVLMGLVALSPAACSSKTTVKADDAAKQVVKLVSDQNKFTPTDVKCPSDVEATKGAQFDCHFTGPRKVQYVAHMKIVKVDGERITCDIKVEKAP, from the coding sequence ATGATGCGCGTACGGGTGGGGGCAGCGGTGCTGATGGGTCTGGTGGCCCTGTCGCCGGCTGCGTGTAGCTCAAAGACCACGGTCAAGGCGGACGACGCCGCCAAGCAGGTCGTCAAGCTGGTTTCGGATCAGAACAAGTTCACCCCGACCGATGTGAAGTGTCCGTCCGACGTGGAGGCCACCAAGGGCGCCCAGTTCGACTGTCACTTCACCGGTCCGCGCAAGGTCCAGTACGTCGCGCACATGAAGATCGTGAAGGTCGACGGTGAGCGCATCACCTGCGACATCAAGGTCGAGAAGGCCCCGTAA
- a CDS encoding zinc-binding metallopeptidase family protein — protein sequence MRDFNCPNCGQRLAFENSLCLGCGSALGFSLDDMALLVIAPPDSNGDSDHAGAVASTDYQLCANLHLAQCNWLVRIEPVRQLCPSCALTRTRPADDDTKAMAAFAVAEQAKRRLIAELSELGLPIIGRDSDPAQGLAFDLLSSEVDKVFTGHQDGVITLDLAEGDDVHREQLRIAMAEPYRTLLGHFRHEIGHYYFYRLVQPSPDAVARFTELFGDPDADYQAALDRHYRDGAPAGWEEQYVSSYATMHPAEDWAETFAHYLHIRDALDTAAAFGFAPAGATFERRVLGPSGFDTLIELWLPLAWALNMVNRSMGKDDLYPFVLPAAVLEKMRFIHTAVDEAGAPRAAR from the coding sequence GTGCGTGACTTCAACTGCCCGAACTGCGGGCAGCGACTGGCCTTCGAGAACTCGCTGTGCCTGGGCTGCGGCAGCGCGCTCGGCTTCTCCCTGGACGACATGGCGCTGCTGGTGATCGCGCCGCCGGACAGCAACGGCGACAGCGACCATGCCGGCGCGGTGGCCTCGACCGACTACCAGCTGTGCGCGAATCTGCATTTGGCGCAATGCAATTGGCTGGTCCGGATCGAGCCGGTGCGGCAACTGTGCCCATCGTGCGCGTTGACCCGGACCCGGCCCGCCGACGATGACACCAAGGCCATGGCGGCCTTCGCGGTCGCCGAGCAGGCCAAGCGCCGGCTGATCGCCGAACTGTCGGAGCTGGGCCTGCCGATCATCGGGCGCGACAGCGACCCGGCTCAGGGTCTGGCCTTCGACCTGCTGTCCAGCGAGGTGGACAAGGTGTTCACCGGCCATCAGGACGGGGTCATCACCCTGGACCTCGCCGAGGGTGACGACGTGCACCGCGAACAACTGCGCATCGCCATGGCCGAGCCCTACCGAACTCTGCTGGGCCACTTCCGCCACGAGATCGGGCATTACTACTTCTACCGGCTGGTGCAGCCGTCGCCCGATGCCGTCGCGCGGTTCACCGAACTGTTCGGGGACCCCGACGCCGACTACCAGGCGGCGCTGGACCGGCACTACCGCGATGGTGCGCCCGCCGGGTGGGAGGAGCAGTACGTGTCGTCCTACGCGACGATGCATCCGGCCGAGGACTGGGCCGAGACGTTCGCGCACTATCTGCACATCCGGGACGCACTCGACACCGCGGCGGCCTTCGGTTTCGCGCCCGCCGGTGCCACCTTCGAACGTCGGGTGCTGGGCCCCAGCGGATTTGACACCCTCATCGAGCTCTGGCTACCGCTGGCCTGGGCGTTGAACATGGTCAACCGGTCGATGGGCAAGGACGACCTGTACCCGTTCGTGCTGCCGGCCGCGGTGCTCGAGAAGATGCGGTTCATCCACACGGCGGTCGACGAGGCCGGTGCCCCCCGCGCGGCGCGTTGA